A portion of the Osmerus mordax isolate fOsmMor3 chromosome 22, fOsmMor3.pri, whole genome shotgun sequence genome contains these proteins:
- the smyd3 gene encoding LOW QUALITY PROTEIN: histone-lysine N-methyltransferase SMYD3 (The sequence of the model RefSeq protein was modified relative to this genomic sequence to represent the inferred CDS: inserted 1 base in 1 codon), which translates to MNPKIERFVSPGKGNGIRATQKILAGELICSAQPLASCVSNKSARKVCHNCFSRCESLLRCSQCRSARYCHTACQRQAWPEHKRECRSLRSLLPRMPSDSVRLAARIIFRLLDPSPGSSEELYSLEEHETHLGVMSEXKREGLTQLGSMLQLYLQQEVPALSQEVTSPLPSGLDPLSLLARRS; encoded by the exons ATGAATCCTAAAATAGAACGATTTGTTAGTCCAGGGAAAGGGAACGGTATCCGGGCAACACAGAAGATTCTTGCGGGAGAGCTCATCTGCTCGGCTCAGCCGCTTGCATCCTGTGTGTCAAATAAGTCGGCTAGAAAAGTATGCCACAACTGCTTCTCAAG GTGTGAGTCTCTCCTCAGGTGTTCTCAGTGTCGGTCTGCACGCTACTGTCATACCGCCTGCCAG AGACAAGCCTGGCCAGAGCACAAGCGAGAATGCAGATCCCTccgctccctccttcccagAATGCCGTCTGATTCTGTCCGGCTGGCTGCCAGGATCATCTTCAGGCTG CTGGACCCGTCTCCTGGCTCCTCAGAGGAGCTGTATTCATTAGAGGAACATGAAACAC ACCTCGGTGTGATGagtg ggaagagggagggtctGACTCAGCTAGGCTCCATGCTTCAGCTCTACCTCCAACAGGAAGTACCGGCCCtctcacaggaagtgacatctccTCTCCCATCAGGCCTGGACCCTCTCAGCCTGCTGGCCCGAA